One Mus musculus strain C57BL/6J chromosome X, GRCm38.p6 C57BL/6J DNA window includes the following coding sequences:
- the Btbd35f12 gene encoding germ cell-less homolog 1 family member, producing MGLLVSRVLRCRDSSLLEPQPEAIAGASYIPGSRKRKRNSLEELATSSNVHGPQNQGMYPHQVLNYIYWKRVKISSNDAYQNLFLDGHDSDIKIRALGRTWCLHKVFLCQSGYFANILKGTWRESHHGVINLIIKNEDIDTRSLHFVFGALYTDSDLSITPLEVPQGLAAACLLRVDRVIQQCEGIMKETINRNTVCSYYLAAETYRLKAVKTRCFEWLLCNLMVHPSVALYKEVDLKLMYVLALSSDLLVMQKEIDVYTTLKIWMFLYLNPCWNGTMKQLLQHANNWLSTHMAYVDNISFLESEEGLIFQPVFKKLRFQHIICDLTSTTILEQDRLIPMAWLSPIYKQQWLTLLRTQEYGVIGPQVINEQELEECTMRCGTMIPKDGRYTWKWSVGRLGFPLRVTFTRQCVILRQRCQRCDGSACHNHIRNVIFRITLVCFDSNKRVTFRKTTGYKILTFEYKEEQIVMKLDSDVLTFPMCIFCNFLFVNLGNAENK from the coding sequence ATGGGGCTTTTAGTCAGCAGGGTCTTGAGATGCAGGGATTCCAGTCTGTTAGAGCCACAGCCAGAAGCCATAGCCGGAGCCAGCTACATTCCTGGCAGTCGCAAGCGAAAAAGAaacagtttggaggagttggcaaCAAGTTCTAATGTTCATGGACCTCAAAACCAGGGAATGTATCCACATCAAGTTCTCAACTACATCTACTGGAAAAGGGTTAAGATCTCATCTAATGATGCttatcaaaacttatttttggACGGGCATGATAGCGACATTAAAATCCGTGCTCTGGGAAGAACATGGTGTTTacacaaagtatttttatgtcagtCAGGCTACTTTGCTAACATTCTCAAAGGTACTTGGAGAGAATCACACCATGGTGTTATAAATCTGatcattaagaatgaggatattgATACCCGATCTCTGCATTTTGTGTTTGGTGCTTTGTACACGGATTCGGATTTGTCAATAACACCTCTGGAAGTTCCTCAAGGTTTGGCAGCAGCATGCCTGCTTCGGGTGGATCGAGTAATTCAGCAGTGTGAAGGAATCATGAAAGAAACTATCAACAGGAACACTGTGTGCTCCTATTATTTGGCAGCAGAAACCTATAGATTAAAAGCTGTAAAGACGAGATGCTTTGAATGGCTTCTTTGCAATTTGATGGTACATCCAAGTGTGGCACTTTACAAGGAAGTAGACTTGAAGTTGATGTATGTTCTAGCACTGTCTTCTGACTTACTAGTCATGCAAAAGGAGATTGATGTATATACCACACTAAAAATATGGATGTTCCTTTATCTTAATCCATGCTGGAACGGAACCATGAAACAGCTTTTACAACACGCAAACAACTGGCTTTCCACCCACATGGCATATGTTGATAACATCAGTTTTCTTGAAAGTGAAGAAGGACTAATATTTCAACCAGTGTTTAAAAAGCTGAGATTTCAGCACATTATCTGTGACTTGACTTCCACAACTATTCTTGAACAAGATCGACTAATACCTATGGCATGGTTGTCACCCATTTACAAACAACAGTGGTTGACTTTGCTGCGAACACAAGAATATGGGGTAATTGGACCACAAGTTATCAATGAACAAGAACTTGAAGAATGCACCATGAGGTGTGGTACAATGATCCCCAAGGATGGAAGATATACTTGGAAGTGGTCAGTTGGACGACTTGGCTTTCCTTTACGTGTGACCTTTACCAGGCAGTGTGTAATTTTAAGGCAACGGTGTCAGAGGTGTGATGGTTCTGCTTGCCACAACCATATCCGAAATGTCATATTCAGAATAACTTTGGTGTGTTTTGATTCCAACAAAAGAGTAACTTTCAGAAAGACAACAGGTTATAAAATCCTCACCTTTGAATATAAGGAGGAGCAAATTGTAATGAAATTGGATAGTGATGTTCTAACCTTCCCTATGTGTATATTCTGCAATTTCCTTTTTGTAAACCtaggaaatgcagaaaacaagtaa